The genomic DNA CCAGGTGCACGTACAGCTCAAAGGGTTCGAGGGCTGTCAGGGCGCGCACCTTCTCCAGTCCCAGAAAGAACTCCCCCTCCAGGTCTCCGAAGCCCTGCTTATACTCCTCCCAGTTTCGAAAGAAGTTGAGGCTCCCGTTGGTGCGTCGCTGAATCACCGTCCAGCCAGGTCCAGCCAATTGAGTCTCACAGAAGACGGGAAAGGGCTCCAGTGCCGGGACCTCTAGGGTGTACAAACCATTTCTATCGATTGCTGCTGTCAGGCAGGATGTGGGAAGCAGGTTGATGGTCTTCTGGGATCTATTTGTGTGCTGTTGCAGTTCTGCTTTCAAGCTGTGAAATGGATTCCATTAGCTTTGGTTCTTGTAGAATTTCTCTGTGAAAACATACCTGGAAAGCAGCGTATCTGCCTTCTCATAGATGGCCTCCAATTGTTCCACCGGATTTAGCGACTGTTGGGGGTTCCTTTTCATTTAATGCtcacttttcatttggtttgtgGACTCACCTCCACGGGACAGAGACGAACAGCCAGGAAGCAAAAGGCGCACCAAATCGGGAACTTCATTGCGGAATCGAATATTGCTTCGGAATTTCCAGAGAATCTATTTGAATTGATTGAGAATTGCAATTTACAGAACATTTTATGGAAATCATGTAGAATCGCAATCATTAGCTGCCCCGCGCCTTATCAGTAATGCCATAGAAATACTTCGATTACAATTTGCTGATAATTGTTAGAGCTAACCGATTTCGCCTTCTACTCAATGCACATTCACACCACTTGGAGAAGAGAGCCATAAGCATGGTGAAAACAAACGACAGTCAGCATCGACAACACCCATACATATTGTCGGATCTGCACAGATCACGTGGGATGGCCTCCGGCTGGTGGTGGGATGGCTGCCTGGTCCAGTGGCTGTCAAACTCTGCAGCTTTACGCGCTGCTTGAGCTTGACATTTCTTATTTTGGTTAATACCCTTTCCCAGAGGGTATATCAAGCTAGACTCACATCTTTCATGCAGCAATCCATCGACTGATCCGTAGAGCATGTCTGGCTTCGGTGCGCgggaatgctgctgctcgctggctgCTTTATCGAGGCGTCAATCTCAAGACAAGACAAAACACGACATAAATAATAAGTATAGAAATTGTATTATTAAATCTCTTgccctgtgtctgtggctgtggctgcggctgtctTTGCGGCGTgtgggtggtggcagcggTCTTGGCGGTACCTCCGCTTTGGAAGTCTCTCGACGCAGACCCAGTCTTGAGCCAAAGCCCCTACGAGGCAGACGCAGAGATTGTGGCCGGAAGAGAATATCCAAAGCGGAGATGAGACTAAAGAGAAGCTCTAAGAAAAAAGTAGAAATACGCTACACCTAAAAATCTCTATAAAATTGCTAAAAGAGCATCGAAATTAATCCAAAAACTgttctatttccatttgcagaTGGCCATACCGCCCCCACCGGGACCACCGCCTCCGCCAGGGCCCCCGCCCCCCCCGGCCATGGGCGGCTTGAAgctgggcggcggcggtggaggcaAAGGTGGCGCAGATCCACGCTCTGCCCTGCTCAGCTCCATACAGAAGGGCACCAAGCTCCGCAAGACGAACACCGTGGACAAGAGTGGGCCAGCGATTTCGGGCAAGGTCTGTGGAGCAGGCGACCCTGCGGCAGGAGGCGCCAAGAGAAccctcaacaacaacaacgccaacaccagcaacaacaacagcagcagcagcagcggcggcggcggcggcagcagcaacggcctTGGCAATGGAGCGCCCAAATTGGGGGGCCTGTTCGAAGGCTACTCGCAAATGCCGAAGCTGAAGCCCGTGAACGGCTATCGCAGTAGGTTCAGAAatgtttattcaaattatGTATTTCGTTGCTCAATTGATTTCCGCTTTCCGCCCACGAACCGCCACccgcagccggagcagcagcagcggcagcgcctccaccaccaccagcgctcggagcagcggcggccgcGTCACcagcacaacagcaacgaagCCACAGCCCCCCCACAGCGGCCacggccgctgccgcagccagCAACGGACCCATGGACTTCAACACAGAGCTGGCCATGCACCTAACACTGAAGCGCCAGAAggcgcagcagaagcagcaacagtcgccGCACGCACCCAGCGCACATATCAATGCCACAGAAGCAAATCTGAAAACAAATCGTGGACCTCCACCGCAACCGCCAAAGGTGAGTGCCGCCGCCGAGCACGGACCCACGGATGGGCGACcgtataaatataatatagaTCCCCCACAAATATGGGAATAATTATAGCAAGAATCAGCAGTGAAGGGGAGTGGGAGGGCACATGTCAAGGGTAGACAGGGAATGCTGTTTATAATACTTCAAGAAGAGATACGTTCATTGCAGCATCCTGCGATAAGCGATTGGGAAACCTGAACAAAGAGGAATCAGTGGAAGTTCAGGAGACTTTGAAATGTGAAAGTTTCGCTAGTTAGAATTCGACTTTGGGGAGCTTTGCAGGGATAATTATAATAGTTTTTTATATGACTGACTCATCTATTTCTGACACAGCAAACCAACTCAAGTGATTCGATATTGGAGCGCATGAACATCGTACCCCGCCCTGCCCCGCCGCCAGCTGCTCCCGTCAAAGCCGCCTCGCCCACGCTCTCGgagagcggcagcaacagcagtgccagtgccagtgccagagccagagccagtgccggCGGCATTGGCAGCGTCAAGAGCAAGGCGGCCAATCTAAAGTAAGTTTCTGCTTGAATCCATCAGCAGCCATGCATGTTGGATGTTGGAAGTTGGGCTACTCCGACATTTTATActcttttgtttggttgtttccatttttgaaacttttgttaaaattcctcattttctttctttattttcggGTGGATTTCTTTGCCGGGCATTTGTGGTTATCCTCCCTGTtccacacactcacccacaccacaccacacaactCTACCCACCCAtcacaactacaacaaatatCCATGGTATCCACAGTATCTCGTTAGGGAATAGTTTTGTAAATAGTTCGATGGCAAAGACCGCTGCGAGTGCCTCCACGACGTCGCTGAACTCGAGCAAGACGTCCGCGGCGGGATCGCTGCGCAACCTGGCGCCCAATAAGTCAACGCTATTCGGTGGTGCTGGTTCTTCtagtggtgctggtggtggtggttcgCAGCAAACTTCGCCCCCATCGACGGCCAGCAGTACGCccacaccgccgccgcctcaaCCACAGTCCCAGACACaatcgcagtcgcagcagcagaagccggCCATCAGCTTCGGCAAGCCAAACTTTGCTCCAAAGCCGCCGGGGCTCCAGCAGTTGATTCTGGTCAACGGACAGCAGCGTCCGGCGGTGACGCGGCACCACAGCATGAAGTCGCCCAGGTATAGAGTACCCACAGTAAACCCTAGCTAAGTATGCATACCGCTTGCTTCAGTCACAGCCCCACGCTCCAGTCAATCCATCGATCATCGATCTcgtttgggttttgcttttgcttttgcgtatCTTTATGGCTTTCGATTTGCTTGGCTTTGATTTCTGGCTATGGCCACGACCATTGCCCTAAACGCTACTAATGTCTGCCTCCTCCACAGATCTCCGCCAGCGGTTGGGCCTTTGTTCCCCACCCAGCAGCATTTCGGGACCATGAGGGCTGCGCCACAGCTGCagggcagcgacggcagcgtCGCCAGCATGCGCTGTGCCCCAAATCCACCAAAGTGTGAGTACCACAAAGATAATACCCAAAATAACATAATGGAAAGACgactctcctcctctctcctACAGCACGGCCATCGGTGAAGCCCCCACCACCGCCAACACCGGCGCGCAGCTTCTCCAATAGCAATCTGAACAACAtcggagctggaggagcatcTACGGCGCCGTTTAGTGCCGTGAACACGGCCCTGGTGCAGAGTGCGGCGTGCACGACGCAAGCCTCCTCGTCGCCCATCACCCAACCGCCctccagttccagcagcagcagcagcgtggccgCCCTGCGCGACCAGTTCCGTGCCGTTGGCATCGGGAACGGTATGAACGGTGGGAACGGCAATTCCTCGCCAcccctgccgccgctgcctgccccaaCGTCCGTCTCGtcggcatcatcatcggcCACGGCCAGCCCCAAATCATCGACCGTCAGGCCGATCATTTTGAATGGGGGCCCCATCAATCCACCAGCCCCGCCGCCCCACCGCAGCtgtccacctccaccaccgccgcaGCGACAATCGAGCACTGTGAGTAGCCAAGTGGCCAACTATTAACAGAAGCATTAGCAGCTACACAACAACAGGTTGCCCCAAATGGCAAAGGTGACAAATGACTGGCAGACAGAAGCTCTCATTAGAGATGAGAGCGTGACGGATATGGTTTGGGTCGACTGTTGGTGCTCCACCTGTTCCAATCAGTCACGAAGTAACAGTGTCACAATGGCACAGAGTCACGGCCATAACCTATCCCAAAGAACATttgtttgttcgctttttgcGCAGTGCAGAGCTGCCTCTCAGCTTTCGACTCGGGGATTCGATTCTCCCTGCGCAGGCGCTTCTCTGCGTGGCAGCCTCCTGGCTGCGCCAGTCGTACCTTTTTTATAACTCACCTATTTTCGTGCCAAAAGGCGGGAGGAGGTGAGGGAGATTGATTTTTCAAATGTGCGACGTGACCAAAACACACGACACACGACGCTCCACTCGCTTTCGTTGTTTTTCGGTGGCCCAGTGGCCTCCATTGCTTGTCCACTGCCAGGCCGTGCACTCATTGATGCCTTATCCTCCAACTGCGTCCACCAGCAGGATGTTCGAGTGAAGTTCTGGTTGTTCAAGAGGCTGCTCTCGCTTAGGCAAATTCTAAAACGGAAGCACAGCCACGTCCGCCCACCATTCAAGGTTATCCAAATGCTGATGCCCATCGGCAAGCGCAACGTAACTAGAGCTGTCTGAGATTACCCGATAGTCATGGAACAAGAAGCGACATAACTAACTCTActctcctttctctcttttgcaggCTGGATCCGGATCTGGGTCGGGTGCGGGAGCGCCAGTGCCGCCACAGCGGCACTCATCCATACGGCCTAACGCACCGCTGACGCCACCCACGCACATGGCCAACGCCTCGCATCAGTTTGGCAGCAATTCCGGACTGtcggcaggaggaggaacaggaacaggatcAGGTGCAggaggtgcagctgcagctgcaggagcaacTGTGGGGCGCCTGGTCATCGATCTGGAGACAAAGTTCGGGAAGCGATTCCACAATGTGACCGAGTTCCCCAAGCCGCCGCCGTTTcttaatatacaaaaaatctATCCTAGTCGAACGTTTAAGGCGAGCAACGGTATGTAgtcgtgtgtgagtgtgagtgtgtgggtgtgtctgtTCTGTGAGTGTTTAAAATACATGTGAATGTATAGTATATAGAGAAACGCATCAACACAaccacatgcacatgcatacataagtatatgtatatgcaactGCGATTATtgttacatacacacatggaATGCTGTTAtataattatgttattatgTCTCTTAAGGCACACGCTCCGGCATTTCGCATACAACGATTCTTATCTTTTATACATTATATATtagtagatacatatatattttattttaaacgtGTATTCCTTACTTACTTACTACTATGATTATGATTAccgattatgattatgattgtTTAACACACTGAAGACCCCCCAATCTTcccccaatccaatccaatccaatccaacacacacgcatataTTATATGTTATGATAACCAGGAGAGTTTTAGGAATCTTTTTGgattattgttgttttattttactgTTAACgagccaataaataaatgtataaagaATGTAGAAGAATCGCTGCCGAGGCAGTTCGAAGCGAAGAAtgttattttgtatattgCATAATCCTAAAGTTGAATAGCTTTATCCAAACATAATCTATTTTGATACCATCTAATGTTAATGTTTGTTAAATTTCAAAAGGAAGTTAGGGAGACGGAGATCGCATTATGTATGCAGATCCTCTCCACAAAATATGTTAACCGAAACGCGATATTACCactaagcacacacacacacacaatattatTACACATAGCTATATCCGATATCCGATATCCTATAtccatgtatatgtatatgtactatgtgtgtatatgtacagaGAAGAGTCCTTCCATATCCCCCCACTCAATcgatccacacacacaaaaaacatttgaaatacATGTAGCGCATGCTTTTAATTGTACTCccattatatatatattttatacctgtctgtacacacacacacacatctctgctacatatatgcatacatagacacacacacacatattttatatatccGATATCCGATGAGATGAATTTTAGTTCTAGTATGCAACAGGCACATTACGaatataattgtttgttttaattttgaagTTATCTTTTGATGGaacaataaaccaaaattCAATTGGATTTACGTCAACATGTACACCActtcatttgttttgtattataatttattcacATATGAAAGAAAGCAGCAACGGTGCTCCGCGGTGTTCCCTTCCCCACTGTCCGTTGGAATCTACGTTCCTTAGAGTTCTACCTTAGTTTACATCTGCGGTCATTTACAGTAATCCAGTCGATACTTTAGCCACACTCTGGCTTGTCTTTATTTTACAACTATCCTTTCGTCACCTGTTTTGTTTACTTACATCTGTGACGTCTTTAAGTTCTGCATTTCGCttcatttacacatttttcgGTTCTCTTTTGCGTTTCCGTTGATCATTTGTAAGCTTCGTTGGGGTTGTGCCTGCACACACATTGATCTAAATATCCCACATTCGATCCCATTGATCTATTTATCTATCTCTGGCGCTATCTATccatttttgtacatatatctctctctccccacttccgctctctgtctttctccgctgcagctgcccagacgcccagcaacaacaacatcagcatcaacaacaacataacGGCTGtctgcaacaacaatgccagcaCAAATGCAGCGGCTCCGGGGGGAGTTACACTGCCGCCAGCGCTGAAGCCAGCCTATGCACCTCTGAAGAAGCATcgggcaccagcaccaccgccCCAAGCAGGcgtggccgctgctgcagtgtcCGTGATCCGGCAATCCAGTTTCCTCTACGGCGGCGGAGCAGCCGGAACGGCCGGCAGTGGCTCCCCCGTTCGACCGCAATCCCAGGCGGCGGGGAGTGTGGCGCGCAACTCGACGGTCTGCTGAGGTCCCTCATGTCCATGAGTTGTACCTAAATGCGGATAAACGGATATGTGGTACGGAGTGATTGTGCAAAAGCCTATTGTTCAAAGTTCTaggaaaagtgcataaaataaaagaggaaCAATATAACAAACACTCATCAGAGCAGAGGGCACGCATCCcaatctatgtatgtatctcaTCTCTCTGTAGCGTCTTCCCTGTCAGCACTGGGCAAGCAAGccctcaaaaaacaaaaaagagttaTGTATATAGGAATTAGCACCTAATGTTAGTGAAATTAtgaaagcaaagcagcaaTATAGCAGCAATCTTTTATATGCATAATATCGTGGATGTACGAGGATGTTTCAATAAGATTGTATTGTATTTAGGAGCGCCTCTATATGAATATCTTACTAGACTGAACATGTTAAAGacccaacaacaactaaacaatataaatacttGGAGGGGAATACTCGGCACTGGGATACTTGATCCCCTAGagaaatacacaaacacaaagaatGTTACATAGTTGCAATACCGAACCGAAGCGAACCGAAGCACAACAACTGAGAGCATTTCAACGAATCTTTGTCACACATCCACTTTAGAATCGTTTCTTCATTAGTTGAAATACCCGAAATTGTGTGATAAAATCTCTAAAGTATCCTTAACTTACGATCTATCTACGAGTATCATCCCGCGTTCGGTGAACATTTGTTAAATCTTTTGGCCATACATCGGTACTATTGAATGTATGCAGAATAGAATGTAATACGAGTACTgttctacatatttatgtattattattattattgaattcAATCATTGTTGTTAGACTTGGTGTCACTAGAAGTATTAACCAGCATTTAACATAACGTTTTATTCAGCATCCGAATCATTCCAGTTATcagataaataaattccaaaatcATTCCAAAAGCGTTGAGCGAACTTTGAACTTTTCATTGGCCCAAAgcccacacaacaaaaacggtGAGTTAATAGTTATATCTTCTATATAAacgagtatacatatatggctgtatgcatgtatatgtatgtgtatagaGTGCATATTTGAGTAGAGGATGGTGTAAATGCTGACAAGCCATAACAGTAATGCACTTAAACCTAGTTTAAATGTAAAGTAAAGCCTTTTCTTGGGTTAACCATTATAACATATCGCACTTTTTCAACTTATTAggtaacagaaacagaaactgttCGGCGGATTGAATCCTAGGCGGCCTCATGCTTTTGCTTAAGCGTCTGCACGGCCTCCTGGAGACCTTGATCCTCGCGCTTGCGTAGTCGCTCGCACTTGGGacatggctgctgctcgttaAGGCACTCCGCATGGAACACAGCACCGCAGGTCACGCACTGAAATTAAGCAATAAATGAAAACAGTACCACAAATGCAAAGGGCAGCTGGCATACCCGAAATGTGGTGCTAATGTGGAAGGGATAGAGCACCCTTGGACTCTGGCAGATCTCGCAGATGAAGCCCTTCAGCTGGCACAGACGACACTTGAGTACGTGCGCCTCGCCCAGCTTGAAggccttctgcagctgctggcataGCCCACCGCGCTGAATCATTCCCAGGTCGGCTATCGAGTACTGGTGGATGTGCTCGTAGAGGTACTCCCGGCCACAGAAGTgaatctgcagcagctcaaTGCTGGTCGGCGCACAGGTGTACAGATACGCGCGAATAAAGTTGAGCCGAATGCGCAGCGACTGCAGCTCGGCCATGGCGTCGGAGGCAAAGTAAATGCTGGGATTCAGCAGCTGCATGTCCAGGAATGGCTGCGACCTGAACTCGGCCAGGAAGGTGGCCGCCCGCTTGCTGACGCTGTACTTGCGAAAGTCCCAATTGTAGATTATGCGCGCCGGAATCAGCTGCATCTCCACATCCATGCAGCTGTTGCAGTAGTAGCTCCCGCTGAACGCGCACACTCTGCAAGAGATGCACTTTTCAATAGATGGAACGAACTCTCTTCTCCACTAGCTCCACTCACTGAAAGTTCGTGTAGCCTATTCCCAGAGGGTGCTGACAGCTCTTGCACAGAAACCCCTGGGCATCCAGGCCAGGCTCGCGCGCCAGTTGGCAGAGCTGGGCCACCATCTGCTTGAGTTCCGCCATGTCGAAGTCCGAGGCGAGCAGCTCAAATTCGGAGTTTGTCTGAGGAAAGAGGGAGGCGGTAGAGTTTGTTGCTTCCTGGCTGAATTATTCTTACATCTAGGGACTGCAGGTCACTCAAGTCCTCGGACACTGGTGGATCGCTCTCCCGCTGAACCTGAGCCTGAACCTGACCCACATTCAAGGTAGAGGCACTGGCCCGAAACTTTTCCCAAATCTCCGACCAACCAGCTCCACTCTCTCGGTTGTTCTCGTGCTTCCGCAACAGGGCGTTGTAGCTGCAACGATCTGTAGTGGGAGAGCGCAGGCTGGTCGAGCTGCTCATGCTCACGGAGCGCTGAAAGAAACGCGATGCGGACGGCTCATCGATGGCCGTGGGCGACAGATCCAGGTCGCCGGACCAGGAGGTCTGCATGAGATTGGACAGGGAATTGCTGCCGTGGGGCAGACTGGTCAATTCTCCACCTGCCAGGTCGGCGAAGGACTCCTCAATGTGACGCTTGGACCGCTTCCGAGACCTCTGATTGCTCCCCGAGCGTGCCAATGCCTCTCCAGCTTCACtcgcttctgccgctgctgcgggcGGGGACTGCTCTTCGTTTATAACGTCCATTTCGTCAAACTTCTGTATGAGCAGGTCGAGGTTCTCGCGTTGGCTCAAGTCCGGCACACCGAAGTTGCCGCTCCGGCTGAAAGGGCTATTGGAAATGGACTCCGAAAAGAGCTCGTTGGTCTGCAGAGGCTGCGGGGTGGGTATGGCCACAATATCGGATCCCAGGGAGCTGGCTATGTCTATTCCACTGCTGATCTTTAGGGGGAGAGTGAAAGATAGTCAACCAAATATAGCAGACCCAAACGCAGAGCATACCGGACATGACTTTAGGGCAGGTGTCCACAGATCCGACAGCTGCAGAGAGTAGTCCGGCCAGTGGTTCAACAGGCTCGAGTTCACGGGCAAGTCGAATTGGACGTAGGCCTCGAGGCTCTCCATTATCTTGGCCGCCGTCTCCAGGCCATCGGCATCCTTCACCAGAGCGTGCCGCTTGTAGTAGTGCGACATGGCCGAGCTATTCTTCCGCACGATGTTGAGGTACGACGAGAATACCGACTCGTTCAGGGACTGGCGCACCCAGGCGCGACACTGGCCAATCTCCGAGGTAATCTGACTAAGTCCCTGGATCTGCTCAATCACCTGCTTGTGCATGAACACCATGCAGGGCGACCAGAAGCTGGGGTCTGGCCGCCGCTCTACGTCGCCTGCAATCACATTGTAGGTGGCCGACAGAAACGAGTCCTTCAGGCCATGTAGAAACACGGCCTCCAAGGTGGTGCATAGTGCACTTGTCTGCTCGCACAGCCCCACGACCTCTGAAATGTGGGGAGTCCCAAATCAGCAATGATTCATGGAGATGCGATCAGAGCTTACCCAATCCCTTCTGTTTGACCTCAAACTCGATCTCGCGGGCATTCTCGTTCAGTGTGTTGATCAGCGCACCCTTGACGACATTTTCGCGCTTCGACGAAAAACTATTATTAAGGCTACGAAACAGGGAGCTCATTTGTTGGtcgtctttgtttttggtttgttttcattttgcactTAACCCACTAGGCCCCCCTATATTTAAGCAGGCGAACAACTAGTGTTAAGCCGCGGACAGCCAGGGATGCATGTCGATACATGGCAGCAAATGAGCAACAGTGACGTCACTGGGGGTACCACTTGCCAACGGCTCGATTCTgattcaaaataaatgtacttaTTGTCCAGCAGCTTGCAGCTAAAATGGAAACCAAATACCTATCAAGCCAATCAGATGTGTCTACGATCTGTCTCTGCGGATTCCAGCTAATCTTCTCGGACCCGATCTGGTTATTCTTGACTTTCTTCAGTCACGGCCGCCCCGTCAGAGAGCTTATGTGTGAACGCTCGATTATGGCGAAAAAAGCCCCACGcaaatggccaacaacaaattctGTCCCAAAAGACAAATTATTAATGTGTTTATCTGTTTCTCcggggtttttgtttgtttgattttgccATGAGTTTCAATGAACCGTCATATATATTGGTTGCTCGCATTCTACGAGTTGGCAGGG from Drosophila subobscura isolate 14011-0131.10 chromosome E, UCBerk_Dsub_1.0, whole genome shotgun sequence includes the following:
- the LOC117891987 gene encoding uncharacterized protein LOC117891987 encodes the protein MSSLFRSLNNSFSSKRENVVKGALINTLNENAREIEFEVKQKGLEVVGLCEQTSALCTTLEAVFLHGLKDSFLSATYNVIAGDVERRPDPSFWSPCMVFMHKQVIEQIQGLSQITSEIGQCRAWVRQSLNESVFSSYLNIVRKNSSAMSHYYKRHALVKDADGLETAAKIMESLEAYVQFDLPVNSSLLNHWPDYSLQLSDLWTPALKSCPISSGIDIASSLGSDIVAIPTPQPLQTNELFSESISNSPFSRSGNFGVPDLSQRENLDLLIQKFDEMDVINEEQSPPAAAAEASEAGEALARSGSNQRSRKRSKRHIEESFADLAGGELTSLPHGSNSLSNLMQTSWSGDLDLSPTAIDEPSASRFFQRSVSMSSSTSLRSPTTDRCSYNALLRKHENNRESGAGWSEIWEKFRASASTLNVGQVQAQVQRESDPPVSEDLSDLQSLDTNSEFELLASDFDMAELKQMVAQLCQLAREPGLDAQGFLCKSCQHPLGIGYTNFQVCAFSGSYYCNSCMDVEMQLIPARIIYNWDFRKYSVSKRAATFLAEFRSQPFLDMQLLNPSIYFASDAMAELQSLRIRLNFIRAYLYTCAPTSIELLQIHFCGREYLYEHIHQYSIADLGMIQRGGLCQQLQKAFKLGEAHVLKCRLCQLKGFICEICQSPRVLYPFHISTTFRCVTCGAVFHAECLNEQQPCPKCERLRKREDQGLQEAVQTLKQKHEAA
- the LOC117891990 gene encoding ficolin-1 encodes the protein MKFPIWCAFCFLAVRLCPVESLNPVEQLEAIYEKADTLLSSLKAELQQHTNRSQKTINLLPTSCLTAAIDRNGLYTLEVPALEPFPVFCETQLAGPGWTVIQRRTNGSLNFFRNWEEYKQGFGDLEGEFFLGLEKVRALTALEPFELYVHLEDFDGERRHARFDEFALGSEEDAYAMNALGRYTGTAGDSLRSHRKMKFSTYDRDNDREFTKNCAFYYLGGWWYNACLDSNLNGQYIQGGKYEEKMFARGMCWRSWRGHNYGYKVTQMMIRPKCRNIPKS
- the LOC117891993 gene encoding LOW QUALITY PROTEIN: WAS/WASL-interacting protein family member 1 (The sequence of the model RefSeq protein was modified relative to this genomic sequence to represent the inferred CDS: deleted 1 base in 1 codon) translates to MRLKRSSKKKMAIPPPPGPPPPPGPPPPPAMGGLKLGGGGGGKGGADPRSALLSSIQKGTKLRKTNTVDKSGPAISGKVCGAGDPAAGGAKRTLNNNNANTSNNNSSSSSGGGGGSSNGLGNGAPKLGGLFEGYSQMPKLKPVNGYRSSSSSGSASTTTSLGAAAAASPAQQQRSHSPPTAATAAAAASNGPMDFNTELAMHLTLKRQKAQQKQQQSPHAPSAHINATEANLKTNRGPPPQPPKQTNSSDSILERMNIVPRPAPPPAAPVKAASPTLSESGSNSSASASARARASAGGIGSVKSKAANLNISLGNSFVNSSMAKTAASASTTSLNSSKTSAAGSLRNLAPNKSTLFGGAGSSSGAGGGGSQQTSPPSTASSTPTPPPPQPQSQTQSQSQQQKPAISFGKPNFAPKPPGLQQLILVNGQQRPAVTRHHSMKSPRSPPAVGPLFPTQQHFGTMRAAPQLQGSDGSVASMRCAPNPPKSRPSVKPPPPPTPARSFSNSNLNNIGAGGASTAPFSAVNTALVQSAACTTQASSSPITQPPSSSSSSSSVAALRDQFRAVGIGNGMNGGNGNSSPPLPPLPAPTSVSSASSSATASPKSSTVRPIILNGGPINPPAPPPHRSCPPPPPPQRQSSTQDVRVKFWLFKRLLSLRQILKRKHSHVRPPFKVIQMLMPIGKRNAGSGSGSGAGAPVPPQRHSSIRPNAPLTPPTHMANASHQFGSNSGLSAGGGTGTGSGAGGAAAAAGATVGRLVIDLETKFGKRFHNVTEFPKPPPFLNIQKIYPSRTFKASNAAQTPSNNNISINNNITAVCNNNASTNAAAPGGVTLPPALKPAYAPLKKHRAPAPPPQAGVAAAAVSVIRQSSFLYGGGAAGTAGSGSPVRPQSQAAGSVARNSTVC